The following coding sequences are from one Methyloceanibacter stevinii window:
- a CDS encoding recombinase family protein produces MTYLYFPDIKAPGRRIGYARVSTQDQKLRMQLDALKAAQCDLIFRDHGISGGKAKRPGLDKALRTLEAGDVLVVLKLDRLGRSVQHLSDLLVRFRNEGIHFCSLAEGINTATPGGKLVYHLFAAFAEFQRDIIQENTVLGLEAARERGNKPGRPYALSIGDILNGHALVAQEGLSIRAVAERYNVSHATMTRGFKRVGLAQVH; encoded by the coding sequence ATGACGTACCTCTATTTTCCAGACATCAAAGCTCCCGGGCGCCGCATCGGATATGCGCGGGTTTCCACCCAGGACCAAAAGCTCCGTATGCAGCTTGATGCGCTGAAGGCCGCGCAGTGCGATCTGATTTTCAGGGATCACGGGATCTCGGGCGGGAAAGCCAAACGCCCCGGCCTCGATAAGGCACTCAGGACCTTGGAAGCGGGTGATGTTCTGGTGGTCCTCAAGCTCGACCGGCTGGGCCGCTCAGTCCAGCACCTCTCGGACCTGCTGGTACGCTTTCGAAATGAGGGGATCCATTTTTGCTCGCTCGCCGAGGGCATCAACACGGCAACGCCCGGCGGCAAGCTCGTCTATCACCTCTTCGCCGCCTTTGCCGAATTCCAGCGCGATATCATCCAGGAAAACACTGTGCTCGGCCTGGAGGCCGCACGCGAACGCGGGAACAAGCCCGGCAGACCTTACGCCCTGTCCATAGGCGACATCCTCAACGGCCATGCGCTAGTTGCTCAGGAAGGCTTGTCCATCCGCGCCGTCGCCGAACGCTACAACGTCTCGCACGCCACCATGACGCGGGGGTTTAAACGCGTGGGGCTTGCTCAGGTGCACTGA
- a CDS encoding TonB-dependent receptor domain-containing protein: protein MFGAFGYTNAKYDSFDTVLGDFSGNTISFTPEFTATYGIEYQAASGLYGLARARTTGSYYLDDANTAEQDTYTLVDLTAGYRWGSFDASVFVHNLTDQRYVVNAFGLSGPNGAEIGSIGDPRTYGVRGRMTF, encoded by the coding sequence CTGTTCGGTGCCTTCGGCTACACGAATGCAAAGTACGACTCCTTCGATACGGTGCTCGGGGATTTCAGTGGGAACACGATCAGCTTCACGCCGGAGTTCACGGCCACGTACGGTATCGAGTACCAGGCCGCGTCGGGGCTCTACGGCTTGGCGAGAGCCCGGACGACCGGCAGCTACTATCTCGATGATGCGAACACGGCTGAGCAGGATACCTACACGTTGGTCGATCTGACGGCCGGCTATCGCTGGGGAAGCTTCGACGCGTCGGTGTTCGTCCACAACCTCACCGACCAGAGATACGTCGTGAATGCCTTCGGCCTCAGCGGACCAAACGGTGCGGAAATCGGCAGCATTGGCGATCCGCGCACCTACGGTGTACGTGGCCGGATGACGTTCTGA
- a CDS encoding lipocalin family protein: protein MRTPIVALALGATLILTGCNEDSEGLLLGEWYCSSSMGEGGKANERILYQEGGRRQSLMEMIMPVGDNTFEVRSRTEGRWSLDGAALTEVSDRVQVVNFVVDGRELNPDDPLVQSLVNGGIEGLGTTFTIEQLDNKVLVMSGSRGGCIRQ from the coding sequence ATGAGGACTCCCATAGTTGCTTTGGCGCTTGGCGCGACTCTCATCCTGACCGGCTGCAACGAAGACTCGGAAGGGCTGCTTCTGGGCGAATGGTATTGCTCATCGTCAATGGGTGAGGGCGGCAAAGCCAATGAGCGAATCCTCTACCAGGAAGGCGGTCGTCGCCAGTCGCTGATGGAGATGATTATGCCTGTTGGCGACAACACCTTTGAGGTGAGAAGCCGCACCGAGGGGCGGTGGAGTCTTGACGGTGCAGCGCTTACGGAAGTCTCCGATCGTGTGCAGGTCGTCAACTTCGTTGTTGACGGGCGGGAGCTGAATCCGGACGACCCGTTGGTCCAGTCATTGGTCAATGGAGGCATTGAGGGCCTCGGCACGACTTTCACAATCGAGCAGCTCGATAACAAGGTCCTGGTAATGTCCGGGAGCCGCGGCGGCTGCATACGACAGTAG
- a CDS encoding cupin domain-containing protein → MTALKVSEIAKALPLLQVTPDIGEDEAMEAITVLGLCNGSLIGLVRFSGQTAWERHPAGDEFLHILAGKTHITVLAEGGPMRFTAEAGSAVVVPRGLWHSQCPDSEVTTMFITPAAGSERSMKKDPRVAG, encoded by the coding sequence ATGACGGCACTGAAGGTCTCGGAGATAGCGAAAGCGTTGCCGCTGCTTCAGGTCACACCGGATATAGGTGAGGACGAGGCCATGGAGGCCATCACGGTACTGGGCCTCTGCAACGGCAGCCTCATAGGACTGGTCCGTTTCAGCGGCCAGACGGCCTGGGAGCGTCATCCGGCGGGCGACGAGTTTCTGCACATCCTCGCAGGCAAGACCCACATCACCGTGCTGGCCGAAGGTGGACCGATGCGGTTCACGGCCGAGGCGGGTTCGGCCGTCGTCGTTCCCCGCGGCCTGTGGCACTCGCAGTGTCCAGACTCGGAGGTCACGACAATGTTCATTACGCCGGCGGCGGGTTCCGAGCGCTCGATGAAGAAGGATCCTCGAGTTGCGGGTTGA
- a CDS encoding MFS transporter yields MPQSLASQATEGGAALAGGSPARDQALLIAMIGLLYFAQGIPLGFIFQAFPAMLRDAKAPLELIAWVPALGLPWAFKFLWAPLVDSRWSVRIGRRRTWLLSMQCLMVLAMAGLAVAPIGPDAALLPMSLLLLASLVSATQDIATDGLAAEKLRGGALVGVNALSVGGMMAGVMLGGAGTLLVVDGLGYTATVSVLVAVLGVCAVPVLVRREGPAVYEESAAKASLLRGIKRPHFFAVLAVAGLYASAHITETSLTKLFLVDAGWSLDKIGVVATVGSLAMILPGCGGGSWLLMKIGTWRTAMIGLVICATALLIMLAFAFGYATPTLPTVAVASALGGIGLALAAVAVFTIAMRFSSSGNQTGTDVTLFKSANVVGEIGAASVATMIAAKAGYGSGFVFGLGMFFLAFLLVMFARRRTRGLHLEP; encoded by the coding sequence ATGCCCCAATCCTTAGCATCACAGGCCACGGAAGGGGGAGCGGCCCTGGCGGGCGGTTCCCCGGCACGGGATCAGGCGCTGCTGATCGCTATGATAGGCCTGCTGTACTTCGCCCAAGGCATCCCGCTCGGTTTCATCTTCCAGGCCTTCCCAGCCATGTTGCGTGACGCGAAGGCGCCGTTGGAGTTGATCGCCTGGGTGCCGGCGCTGGGCCTGCCTTGGGCATTTAAGTTCCTCTGGGCGCCTCTGGTGGACTCGCGCTGGTCGGTGCGCATCGGCCGGCGCCGCACCTGGCTGCTCTCCATGCAATGTCTGATGGTTCTGGCGATGGCAGGGCTCGCCGTTGCGCCGATCGGTCCCGACGCGGCGCTCCTTCCCATGTCGCTATTGCTTCTCGCGTCGCTCGTCAGCGCCACCCAGGATATCGCCACGGATGGGCTCGCCGCGGAGAAGCTGCGGGGAGGCGCGCTCGTCGGCGTCAATGCACTGTCTGTCGGCGGCATGATGGCCGGTGTGATGCTCGGCGGGGCAGGGACACTGCTCGTGGTCGACGGGCTGGGATACACCGCGACGGTATCGGTGCTTGTCGCCGTGCTGGGAGTCTGCGCGGTCCCCGTGCTCGTCAGGCGTGAGGGGCCGGCGGTGTATGAGGAGAGTGCCGCCAAAGCATCGCTCCTGCGCGGGATCAAGCGGCCGCATTTTTTCGCCGTCCTCGCGGTCGCGGGCCTCTATGCATCCGCGCACATCACCGAAACCTCCCTCACGAAGCTGTTTCTGGTGGACGCCGGTTGGTCGCTCGACAAGATCGGCGTTGTTGCCACGGTCGGGAGCCTGGCCATGATCCTGCCGGGATGCGGCGGCGGTTCCTGGCTCCTTATGAAGATCGGGACGTGGCGAACGGCAATGATCGGCCTTGTGATTTGCGCGACGGCGCTACTCATCATGCTGGCGTTCGCGTTCGGCTACGCGACGCCGACGTTGCCGACCGTTGCAGTCGCAAGCGCGCTAGGGGGCATCGGGCTGGCGCTTGCCGCGGTCGCCGTATTCACAATTGCCATGCGGTTTTCAAGCAGCGGGAACCAGACGGGGACGGACGTTACCCTTTTTAAGAGCGCCAATGTCGTCGGCGAAATCGGAGCGGCGAGTGTGGCGACAATGATCGCGGCCAAGGCCGGATACGGTTCGGGGTTTGTCTTCGGTCTCGGCATGTTTTTCTTGGCGTTCCTGCTCGTGATGTTTGCCCGCCGCAGAACAAGGGGTCTGCACCTGGAGCCTTAA
- a CDS encoding type IV secretory system conjugative DNA transfer family protein: MASSAFNEHFRFGSAGWADGWDLRHAGLYRRKGPQIGFFGRQPLFLDSDAPMLTIGGAGSGKLRDLLGYVVCNTPGQRMIVLDPRGELSAISWHVHASHREFAWYWNPFGLHGLPQHGCNPLDLLDASQPTFHADCKFVARALIPLTGTAESKYFEQRAASWVEAFLKFDVELRGATSLPSSPRS; encoded by the coding sequence ATGGCGTCCTCCGCATTCAACGAGCACTTCCGCTTCGGCAGCGCCGGCTGGGCCGACGGCTGGGACCTGCGGCACGCCGGGCTGTATCGCCGCAAAGGCCCGCAGATTGGGTTCTTCGGCAGGCAACCTCTCTTCCTCGATAGCGACGCGCCCATGCTCACCATTGGCGGCGCGGGCTCAGGCAAGCTGCGCGATCTGCTGGGCTATGTCGTTTGCAACACGCCGGGCCAGCGCATGATTGTTCTCGATCCCAGAGGCGAGCTTTCGGCAATCTCCTGGCATGTCCATGCCTCTCACCGTGAGTTTGCTTGGTACTGGAATCCCTTCGGGCTGCATGGCCTGCCGCAGCATGGCTGCAATCCGCTGGACCTGCTGGATGCAAGCCAGCCCACCTTCCATGCCGATTGCAAATTCGTCGCCCGTGCGCTGATTCCGCTCACCGGAACCGCCGAAAGCAAATATTTCGAGCAGCGGGCTGCAAGCTGGGTCGAGGCTTTCCTGAAATTCGACGTCGAACTTCGCGGCGCGACGAGCCTGCCAAGCTCGCCTCGATCGTAA
- a CDS encoding type IV secretory system conjugative DNA transfer family protein has translation MIETGDPHWPDYLEAMLASDFDDIRRTAGEIATKQQDSPREFGSVMGEIYAQLGFLDDPVLLSHLEASDFSLEQLCSPAQVGKLFLIVPAEYLAQLGPVLRLLFTGSILWKSRRPEAPRIMMLVDEAGQLGAFDSLLRAFTYGRGAGIRPWALFQDVGQIIRNYGPPGLQGFLGSAQMRQFVGVRDYETARTVSGMLGTETLEYIDPRLEEAARHQKMQALKRAFSGDDPFSAMLDMAHHSRNAETRSKHGRKLMTEDEILAMPDDKQILFISGKDLPPVYADKRPYFGCRDMAGRYLPNPYHPPGDRVRIARGSAPNGRGSSGRTCRRNYPYTRNMRTAVGPMCMATGRHEGEGRMSKSDQFGKAASGAATKAELEKRIEARPRPKVERNLTPKGPQMLKLRQTLDQANENRINHLRERLDKAKAGMEKDRGKALMRGRAKQAFDRGR, from the coding sequence ATGATCGAAACCGGTGATCCTCACTGGCCGGACTATCTCGAGGCTATGCTGGCTTCAGACTTCGACGATATACGGCGAACCGCTGGCGAGATCGCGACCAAGCAGCAGGACAGCCCGCGTGAGTTCGGCTCCGTCATGGGCGAGATCTATGCTCAACTCGGATTCCTCGACGATCCGGTCCTGCTAAGCCATCTTGAGGCGTCCGACTTCTCGCTGGAACAACTCTGCTCCCCCGCTCAGGTGGGCAAGCTGTTCCTGATCGTTCCGGCGGAGTACCTCGCGCAGCTCGGGCCGGTCCTGAGACTGCTTTTCACCGGCAGCATTCTCTGGAAATCGCGCAGGCCCGAGGCGCCGCGCATCATGATGCTGGTCGATGAGGCGGGTCAGCTTGGCGCTTTCGACTCGCTGCTCCGGGCTTTCACCTATGGGCGCGGCGCCGGCATCCGTCCCTGGGCGCTGTTCCAGGATGTCGGACAGATCATCCGCAATTACGGCCCGCCGGGGCTGCAGGGCTTTCTCGGCTCGGCGCAGATGCGCCAGTTCGTCGGCGTTCGCGACTATGAAACGGCACGCACCGTGTCCGGCATGCTCGGCACCGAAACGCTGGAATACATCGATCCGCGGCTGGAAGAAGCCGCCAGGCATCAAAAGATGCAGGCGCTAAAGCGCGCATTCAGCGGCGACGATCCATTTTCGGCGATGCTCGACATGGCACACCACAGCCGGAATGCAGAAACGCGCTCCAAGCATGGCCGCAAGCTCATGACGGAGGACGAGATCCTCGCTATGCCAGACGATAAGCAAATCCTCTTTATCTCCGGTAAGGACCTGCCGCCCGTCTATGCGGACAAGCGGCCCTATTTCGGGTGCCGGGACATGGCCGGACGCTACCTCCCAAATCCCTATCACCCGCCCGGCGATCGTGTGCGGATCGCACGTGGTTCGGCTCCAAATGGGCGCGGGTCGTCCGGGAGGACGTGCCGAAGGAATTATCCGTATACCCGCAATATGCGGACGGCAGTTGGGCCTATGTGTATGGCTACAGGCCGTCATGAGGGAGAGGGGCGGATGAGCAAATCAGATCAGTTCGGAAAAGCCGCAAGCGGCGCGGCCACCAAGGCCGAGCTCGAGAAGCGCATCGAGGCGCGACCCAGGCCGAAGGTTGAGCGCAACCTCACGCCGAAGGGGCCGCAAATGCTCAAGCTCCGTCAGACGCTCGACCAGGCGAATGAGAACCGCATCAACCATCTGCGCGAGCGGCTCGATAAAGCGAAGGCCGGTATGGAGAAAGATCGCGGCAAAGCACTGATGCGCGGCCGCGCCAAGCAGGCGTTTGACCGGGGAAGGTAG